Proteins co-encoded in one Oncorhynchus keta strain PuntledgeMale-10-30-2019 chromosome 36, Oket_V2, whole genome shotgun sequence genomic window:
- the LOC127916510 gene encoding uncharacterized protein LOC127916510, producing MQLCYVSVVLFFSCVMFQLCYFSVVLCFSCVMFQLCYFSVVLCFSCVIFQLCYASVVLCFSCVMLQLCYVSVVLCFSGVMFQWCYFSVVLCFSCVIFQLCYASVVLCFSCVMFQWCYVSVVLCFSGVMLQLCYVSVVLCFSCVIFQLCYASVVLCFSCVIFQWCYVSVVLCFSCVMFQWCYVSVVLCFSCVMFQLCYVSVVLCFSCVMFQLCYFSVVLCFSCVMFQLCYVSVVLCFSGVMFQWWWSSKVSLYSCSITTTPSLLSSPASRTAIARCLAAFNMKDCLSLLTYNLKKRPPVCFQEGRKLNTTAI from the coding sequence ATGCAGTTGTGTTATGTTTCAGTGGTGTTATTTTTCAGTTGTGTTATGTTTCAGTTGTGTTATTTTTCAGTTGTGTTATGTTTCAGTTGTGTTATGTTTCAGTTGTGTTATTTTTCAGTTGTGTTATGCTTCAGTTGTGTTATTTTTCAGTTGTGTTATGCTTCAGTTGTGTTATGTTTCAGTTGTGTTATGCTTCAGTTGTGTTATGTTTCAGTTGTGTTATGTTTCAGTGGTGTTATGTTTCAGTGGTGTTATTTTTCAGTTGTGTTATGTTTCAGTTGTGTTATTTTTCAGTTGTGTTATGCTTCAGTTGTGTTATGTTTCAGTTGTGTTATGTTTCAGTGGTGTTATGTTTCAGTGGTGTTATGTTTCAGTGGTGTTATGCTTCAGTTGTGTTATGTTTCAGTTGTGTTATGTTTCAGTTGTGTTATTTTTCAGTTGTGTTATGCTTCAGTTGTGTTATGTTTCAGTTGTGTTATCTTTCAGTGGTGTTATGTTTCAGTTGTGTTATGTTTCAGTTGTGTTATGTTTCAGTGGTGTTATGTTTCAGTTGTGTTATGTTTCAGTTGTGTTATGTTTCAGTTGTGTTATGTTTCAGTTGTGTTATGCTTCAGTTGTGTTATGTTTCAGTTGTGTTATTTTTCAGTTGTGTTATGCTTCAGTTGTGTTATGTTTCAGTTGTGTTATGTTTCAGTGGTGTTATGTTTCAGTGGTGTTATGTTTCAGTGGTGGTGGAGTTCTAAGGTGTCATTGTACAGCTGCTCTATTACTAcgacaccctccctcctctcctcaccggCTTCCAGGACAGCGATAGCGAGATGTTTAGCTGCATTCAACATGAAAGACTGCCTCTCTCTGCTGACATATAACTTGAAAAAGCGGCCACCAGTTTGCTTTCAAGAGGGGAGGAAATTGAACACAACCGCCATTTGA